One genomic segment of Sebastes fasciatus isolate fSebFas1 chromosome 17, fSebFas1.pri, whole genome shotgun sequence includes these proteins:
- the tmem196 gene encoding transmembrane protein 196 isoform X3 yields the protein MCGVLCARKRTGLIMILFSACCICGLIGGILNFQFVRALNKRPDSMHSIHLAAMTLACLGISSCTLSTWLTCRLASSEQQRMFLEREHSLHHSHEMTEKEILDNSSNGIPQISYNGHTTASP from the exons ATGTGCGGAGTGCTGTGTGCTCGCAAGAGGACAGGTCTTATT atgATCCTATTTTCGGCGTGCTGTATCTGCGGTCTGATTGGTGGGATCCTCAACTTCCAGTTTGTTCGGGCGCTGAACAAACGACCCGACTCCATGCACTCGATTCATCTGGCTGCCATGACTCTGGCCTGTCTGG GGATCTCCTCCTGTACCTTATCCACATGGCTCACCTGTCGCCTGGCCAGCTCCGAGCAGCAGAGGATGTTCCTGGAGAGGGAACACTCGCTGCACCACTCGCACGAGATGACCGAGAAG GAGATCCTTGACAACTCCAGTAACGGCATTCCTCAGATCTCTTACAACGGACACACCACAGCGTCACCATGA